The Shouchella patagoniensis genome includes a window with the following:
- a CDS encoding tyrosine-type recombinase/integrase, giving the protein MNKKDEIKNVQPLRSLQQIEDMKWSLRRYCSERDYMLFLIGINTGLRVGDLLRLKVSDVSKKKKVTVREGKTKKPRTIYLTNIYEDISSYAMTLSSSGWLFPSRKGDQPISRIQAYRQIQKAADMADIPEGIGTHTMRKTFGYWHYKQFKDVAELQMILNHTHPKITLRYIGILEEELEHNLRAFKL; this is encoded by the coding sequence ATGAATAAAAAAGATGAAATAAAAAATGTGCAGCCGTTACGATCGCTACAGCAAATTGAAGATATGAAATGGTCCTTACGCCGGTATTGTTCTGAACGGGATTACATGTTGTTTTTAATTGGTATTAATACGGGTCTTCGTGTGGGGGATTTATTGCGATTAAAAGTATCTGATGTGAGCAAAAAAAAGAAAGTAACCGTTCGTGAAGGGAAAACAAAAAAGCCGCGTACAATTTACTTAACAAACATTTATGAAGACATTTCGTCTTATGCGATGACTTTATCGTCTTCTGGTTGGCTCTTTCCTAGTCGAAAAGGGGACCAACCAATCTCGCGCATTCAGGCATACAGACAAATACAAAAAGCAGCAGACATGGCCGACATCCCGGAAGGGATTGGCACACATACTATGCGCAAAACGTTTGGCTATTGGCACTACAAACAATTCAAAGACGTGGCCGAATTGCAGATGATTTTAAATCATACGCATCCCAAAATTACGTTGCGTTATATTGGAATTTTAGAAGAAGAGCTTGAAC